From Pleurocapsa sp. PCC 7319:
CAAGAATGCTAATGGCGGTAACTTAACTATTGATACTAATTTTATCGTTGCTTTCCCTAATGGTAATAACGATATTATTGCTACTGCCGAAGACGGGAATGGGGGCAATATTGATATTACTGCCGAGTCTTTATTGGGTATTGAAGAACGTCCTTTAAATTCTAACACTAACGATATTAATGTCTCTTCCGAATTCGGTTTAGATGGTAACATTTCTATTTTTACCCCCGATATCAATACGATTCAAACCGATCTTGAATTACCTAATAACCTAGTTGATTCTCAACAAACTGTGGCTCAAGCTTGTCAAAGCGATCGCATTTCGGGAAAATCTAGTGGTTTAACGATTCAAGGTAAAGGCGGTATTCCTCCCCAACCAACAGAACCCATTGACTCGGAAGCTATATTAGTTCAAGGAAAAATCACCACCTCTAAGCCACCAGTTCAAGCTCCAGATATCCCCCCCTTGGGATCTAATATGGGAAATATTCTTCCAGCTAGGGGGATCATCAAAACTGAAGATGGTCAAATTATTTTAACTGCCTATTCTACAGACCAGCTCGATACCCGTACTCCTCATATTTCCCCTAATTGCAGATAACTCAGGTTAATTACCTCTCAGCTCTTTGCTTGGCAATATGTTAAGAGCGATCGCTCTCTAAGACAAGTAATAGTTGAACAATTACAATTAAGGGCAAGGGCAGTATTGCTAAAGAATCTAGCTAACCAATTGATTTGAATACTATTTTAGTCGAGAAGAAAATGACCACCTCTAAGCCACCAATTCAATTTCCAGATATCCCACCCTTGGGATCAAATATGGGAAATATTATCGGAAATATTCCTCCTGAATCTAGCGAATCAGTTGATTCTGATACTTTCTCAGTCCAGGAAAAAATTACTCCTCCCAAGTCACCAGTTCAATCTCCAGATATCAAACCTATTAAAACTAGCAAGGGAGATATTTTTCCAGCACGGGGCATCATCAAAACTGAAGATGGTCAAGTTATTTTAACTGCTTATCCTACAGACAAGATCGATACTCGTACTTCTCATATTTCCCCTAAATGTAGTCAAGGCAGAGGATAGATAAGAATAAGAACACTATTCCCCATCAAATAGGACATGATTTTAAACAGGTTGCAAAATATGTCCGCTAAGTGCCATTATTGAATTATGGTGGAGTCGGGGAATATTACTATCTCTCGCCCCTCTGGTTCAATCAAGGAGAATTTTTATTTGGGGAGAATCGAAGAGTTCAGCCTAAAAGGACTACAGGCGTTTTTTCGTTCGAGCGACCATCGCCCCCCACATTTCCACGTTAAAAAGCCTGGAAGGTGGGAAATAAGGGTGTATATTTTGACCTCATCGAAAAACGGCTTGGATTACTCTTTCAAGTTCCCCAAGAATAAGTCAGTTACCCTTACCTCTAAAGAGGAAAAAGCAATCCTCGGTTTTGTCACCAGCAATAGAGAGAAGCTTCTACTTGATTGGCAAATTCAAGTATGCGTCAAGGAGAAAATGAAGTAATGAGCCTTAATACTAAAGTAGACCCCATGTATTCTGTCGATCGCCGAGCAAACTCCTTGGCTGTAAAATCTTTGAATCTCAATCGTTTGAAAAGCGAAACGATTAAGAACAACAAAACCAAATCAGAACTAGATTTAATTTACCTAGAAAACTCTGTAATTCTTCAGGTGAAGGGTCAAAACAAGCCCGTAGAGTCTTACTATGGTTTTGACCCAAAGGTAGCCAAGAGAATTAAATCGGCTTGGAAATGGGAAGCTGAAGACGAGCTAATTGCGATCGCCTCTGTATCTGATGATTCATTATTTGTTATGGGATGCGATCTAACAACCTGGGAGATCCCTTTTAAAGCCCTTCCCTGTTTGGATAAAATCCCCGAATCAGAAAAATCTAACTTCGAGATAGATGAAGATGGTAGTTATCTTTACTGGAAGAGTGCCGCTATTCATCTCGATCTAGAAGACATCAAAGCTGCCGTCGATCCAGAGTTTAAAGAGCAGCTTCTACTTAACAAACTAGAGTATGGCAAATCTTTCGGCAAAGCGATCGCCGTTGTCAGAAAAGCCCACAAACTAAATCAAAACGAGATTAATGGCATCTCGGACAGGCATCTGAGAAGAATTGAAACCGAAGGGCGACAGCCAACCCTAGACGCTCTCAAAAAACTATCCATAGCTCACGGGTTAGATTTAGAGGATTACTTAGCTGAAGTAAATCAAGCTCTCATAAACGTCAAATTTTAAAGCTATCTATACCATTTCTCAAAAGTATAGCAGCAATACGGACTTAGATTAGGACACTTGTTACTCGTTACTCTTTACTCGTTACTCATTACTTACGAGCAATCAAATAAACTTGTCCTAAGTTAACTTTGTACGGCTATAACAGGAGAGATGAAGAAATTTATTTTAAGTATCTTTCATTTTTCAAGTAAATGAAGATTATAAGGTTTTTGACTTAATACTTGAAGATAGTCTGAACTTAAATAAGGAAGATAATCAGCATTTTGAGCCACGTAGGTTTGGAAAAAAGCTAGCGCTAAGGCATTTTGATATTTTTTGCTGATGTCTGATTCCAGATTCTGAGATTGCGATCGCTTTTGATCTAAAGTAGCGTTAGTGTGAGGCAGTTTTTCGGACACGACAAGATATTTTTCTGCACTACCCATCGCCTCGAAGGCAGGAAGCTGCTCTTTCAGTAAAGAGGTTAAAAAGTCTCGGTCTACAGTTTGCCACATTGTCGGTGTGGTAATCTGGCTTAATTGTTCTTCCCCAAACAAGCTACTACCAAAAGGGACAAACATATAAGTTGCTTTAATTCGTGGATCTTGCAAGTCTACTTCCTGCCGAGGTAACTCCAAAGCTCGACATTGATATAGTATCGAAATATTAAGCAAATCTAGTGGGCGATCGCAATCTTGTTGCAGTTCTTCAAAATCTAATACTGCACCAGTCAAGGAAAGAGCGGTTGCACCACCAAAAGAATAGCCAAAAACACCTGCATTTTCTATATCAAGGCGATTATTGAATTTATGGTGATTTAATTGGTCTAGTTCATCCAGAACCAAACTAATATCCAAAGGGCGATCGATAAAATCTTGAGCATCAAAATTTTCTTTATATAGACCTTTAATAAAGTCTGCTTGGCGTTGATGATTAGTTCCTGGATGATCGGGAATTGCTACGGCAAAGCCATAGGATGTCAGATGCTCAGCTAATTCAACAAATCGCGATCGCCTTGCCCCTAGACCATTTGATACGACAATTATGGGGTATTTAGCGTTGGCTTGTGGCTGTCGGCTCTGGGGTAGATAAAGATCGACCAGCAAACTACGATTGTCACGATTGGTATC
This genomic window contains:
- a CDS encoding DUF4160 domain-containing protein is translated as MVESGNITISRPSGSIKENFYLGRIEEFSLKGLQAFFRSSDHRPPHFHVKKPGRWEIRVYILTSSKNGLDYSFKFPKNKSVTLTSKEEKAILGFVTSNREKLLLDWQIQVCVKEKMK
- a CDS encoding helix-turn-helix domain-containing protein, yielding MANSSMRQGENEVMSLNTKVDPMYSVDRRANSLAVKSLNLNRLKSETIKNNKTKSELDLIYLENSVILQVKGQNKPVESYYGFDPKVAKRIKSAWKWEAEDELIAIASVSDDSLFVMGCDLTTWEIPFKALPCLDKIPESEKSNFEIDEDGSYLYWKSAAIHLDLEDIKAAVDPEFKEQLLLNKLEYGKSFGKAIAVVRKAHKLNQNEINGISDRHLRRIETEGRQPTLDALKKLSIAHGLDLEDYLAEVNQALINVKF
- a CDS encoding alpha/beta hydrolase translates to MARFNRLIILILTTAIAFLAGESPTNPAEKIKFNYSILGFSLDVEDLALYANEGKVTRQFNFYLKRFSPQQQEQLQEFLQLKYDIDPVLVYRFSRTSVGQKMLLRVGEILQTPHDINGFYGLRAAAVKTASDSEGVNLVNFLRYFPTELKLNLPEILKLVKQVSKNSQETDEFISSLSKLDSEPISPVKAVKFSDLSIPGQFSVTKQELNLQDTNRDNRSLLVDLYLPQSRQPQANAKYPIIVVSNGLGARRSRFVELAEHLTSYGFAVAIPDHPGTNHQRQADFIKGLYKENFDAQDFIDRPLDISLVLDELDQLNHHKFNNRLDIENAGVFGYSFGGATALSLTGAVLDFEELQQDCDRPLDLLNISILYQCRALELPRQEVDLQDPRIKATYMFVPFGSSLFGEEQLSQITTPTMWQTVDRDFLTSLLKEQLPAFEAMGSAEKYLVVSEKLPHTNATLDQKRSQSQNLESDISKKYQNALALAFFQTYVAQNADYLPYLSSDYLQVLSQKPYNLHLLEK